A single Symbiobacterium thermophilum IAM 14863 DNA region contains:
- the phnD gene encoding phosphate/phosphite/phosphonate ABC transporter substrate-binding protein, with the protein MRRPLSVLLLAAVVSLWGCASAPQLPEVRLNQLDRTLAAGSVGISPRPVLKVGLATMMSPRESLLRYGPLLDYLNSKLERHVEVVLASSQTEMLELLRTGGVQLGLVGSLAYVQGADGFGLKALAVPEYQGEPTHRSLILVRRYSGLEEFAHLKGHTFAYTDPVSATGWLYPQTLVLELNEAVERFFDRALFTGTDDKAIQALDHGLVDGAAVNSVIYDMAVAEDPDLARRLRAIGSSEPLGSPPVVVSPTVGSELVAQLESVFLQMGEDEEGRAVLQSLRLDRFVAPDPAWYEPIRLMLEEVEASK; encoded by the coding sequence GTGCGGCGCCCCCTGTCTGTCCTGTTGCTGGCAGCGGTGGTGAGCCTGTGGGGCTGCGCTTCGGCTCCCCAGTTGCCCGAGGTGCGACTGAACCAACTCGACCGCACCCTGGCGGCCGGGTCAGTCGGCATCTCGCCGCGACCGGTCCTGAAGGTCGGCCTGGCCACCATGATGTCGCCCCGGGAGAGCCTGCTCCGTTACGGGCCGCTGCTGGACTACCTGAACAGCAAGCTGGAACGGCACGTCGAGGTGGTCCTCGCCTCCTCACAGACGGAGATGCTTGAGCTCCTGCGCACCGGCGGGGTGCAGCTCGGGCTGGTGGGCAGCCTCGCGTACGTGCAGGGCGCCGACGGCTTCGGCCTGAAGGCGCTGGCGGTGCCCGAGTACCAGGGCGAACCGACGCACCGCTCGCTGATCCTGGTGCGCCGCTACAGCGGCCTGGAAGAATTCGCCCACCTGAAGGGACACACGTTTGCCTACACCGACCCGGTTTCCGCCACCGGCTGGCTTTATCCGCAGACGCTGGTGCTTGAGCTGAATGAGGCGGTGGAACGCTTCTTCGACCGGGCGCTCTTCACCGGCACCGACGACAAGGCGATTCAGGCCCTGGACCACGGGCTGGTGGACGGCGCCGCCGTCAACAGCGTGATCTACGACATGGCGGTCGCTGAGGACCCCGACCTGGCCCGGCGGCTGCGTGCCATCGGCTCATCGGAGCCGCTCGGATCGCCGCCGGTGGTCGTCTCCCCGACGGTCGGTTCCGAGCTGGTCGCACAGCTGGAGTCTGTCTTCCTTCAGATGGGCGAGGATGAGGAGGGACGGGCGGTGCTGCAGAGCTTGCGCCTGGACCGTTTCGTCGCTCCGGATCCCGCCTGGTACGAACCGATCAGGCTCATGCTGGAAGAGGTGGAGGCGAGCAAGTGA
- a CDS encoding restriction endonuclease: MWAWLEPVGRVLWELRWALLLYFGGLLVCYKVIDSIRYWIGEWRREKAEARFRGADLAAVDQMSGQEFLQYLAYLFRSAGFTVQFTPPVGNYGVDLVLTHPTTEQRIAVRAHRADDPVDPIPVMTVESSRLLYGCERAMVVTSGEFTEEAREQGEAANVILVDRTRLQEMMVLTSAPHTALFGFSGHQGLTL, translated from the coding sequence GTGTGGGCCTGGCTCGAACCGGTCGGCCGGGTGCTGTGGGAACTGCGTTGGGCGTTGCTTCTTTACTTCGGCGGACTGCTCGTCTGCTACAAGGTGATCGACTCCATCCGGTACTGGATCGGCGAATGGCGCCGGGAGAAGGCCGAGGCGCGATTTCGCGGGGCTGACCTGGCCGCCGTCGACCAGATGAGCGGTCAGGAGTTCCTGCAGTACCTCGCCTACCTCTTCCGGTCCGCCGGCTTCACCGTCCAGTTCACTCCGCCGGTCGGCAACTACGGCGTCGACCTGGTGCTGACCCATCCGACCACGGAGCAGCGGATCGCGGTGCGGGCGCACCGGGCCGACGATCCGGTGGACCCGATCCCCGTCATGACCGTGGAGTCGTCCCGGCTGCTGTACGGCTGCGAGCGGGCGATGGTGGTGACCAGCGGCGAGTTCACCGAGGAGGCCCGCGAGCAGGGAGAGGCCGCCAACGTGATCCTGGTGGACCGCACCCGGCTGCAGGAGATGATGGTCCTGACGTCCGCACCCCACACGGCGCTGTTTGGGTTCAGCGGCCACCAGGGTCTGACCTTGTGA